In Miscanthus floridulus cultivar M001 chromosome 8, ASM1932011v1, whole genome shotgun sequence, the sequence AGTGACTTGTCTCTTCTAGAGAGGCTCTCAAGTACTTCCATCTCTCTGAATTTAAAGATCTAGTGGACTCAACGATTCCTGCTGATGACAACATAATTTCTTTGTTATGCTTAACAATATTATCAATCTTCTTATATAGATAAGTTATatcttttttaatataatcaCTATTCTGGCTAATTCTTCCTAGAGAAACTTTACTttcttctaaaatttgtaaaGCTAATTCCAATTTATTATTGGTAGCTAAATATTGCTCTTCAAGGTGCTTATGTTCCTTTTGCAGTCTATCAAATTTTAGTTCTAGCTCGTCTTGCCTCTTTCCCCAAGATATGTAAAAGTTATGTATCAAATCAACTATTAAATTTATCTGTCCATGAGAGGTATGCCAAGTATGTTCTTCAGAGCTATTTAGTCTACACCTTATATTTATATTCTCTTTAGTAGTGACTATCTTTCCTGTATTCACTTCTAAATTTAAATAATATAACTTTTCAATCTTCAACAGATTATATTAAATCCCTTAAATTCAAAGTTTAATAACCAGGTTCTAATACCACTAGGATCGGGGGTACCTTCTAACGAGGACTcggattcaaattttgaattctaAGATCTCAAGTTACTATTCACATCACTATTCAAATTCGGCGTTCACTATTTAAATTTGTGGTTACTATTCAAATTCGGATTATGAACAGTGCACGAGACCAGCTCAACCACTTTACTATTCAAGGCACGAGGCCTCTACAAGTATAGCATGACGTCGCTTTCACACACGATTATTTTATGGACGCTGGATGAGTGAGCGAGTGATTagtgaatataaatattgatatgtcgctttcgcgattaattaagctagtgcttagtgaatatgcgtatgcggatgattatttctaagcatcttttgcaggctggcgagaccaacaaTTCAGCTGGTCGTGagactatgcttgtgacagtcatactcggtactcaccgtatgcatcactaactCGCTTCAGAACCAGACTAACCTGGTCTACTCCCTTGCTATCCATAGCCACgcacacacaggactcaggctctatcgtctcctcGGATCGGGGTACCTTCTAACGAGGACTCGGATTCAAATTTCTAATTCTAAGATCTCAAGTTACTATTcacagcactattcaaattcgaCGTTCACTATTTAAATTCATGGTTACTATTTAAATTCGGATTATGAACAGTGCACGAGAGCAGCTCAACCACTTTACTATTTAAGGCACGAGGCCTCTGCAAGTATAGCGTGACGTCGCTTTCACGCGCGATTATTTTATGGACGCTGGATGAGTGAGCGAGTGATTagcgaatataaatattgatatgtcgctttcgcgattagttaagctagtgcttagtgaatatgcgtATGCGGATAattatttctaaggatcttttgcaggctggcgagaccaacaattcagccggtcgtgcgattatacttgtgacagtcctactcggtacttaccgtatgcatcactaactCGCTTCAGAACCAGACTAATCTGGTCTACTCCCTCGCTATCCACAGCCACgcacacacaggactcaggctctattGTCTCCCCAGgcagctggctacaaaataacactttgagttacgataattactatattaatttacgagattatagtaactccttactaagtggtttactataatattatggtaaatattctcatgtgttatagtaacccaactatcgtaaatatgtattgacattatcataaattagtaaataaaattattgtaaatgggagtggctacagaataacttattttgtagctgactattgaatatactctccctatatataactactaccatgtagttggctataaaataacttattctgtagccactttgagttacgataattattatgttaatttacgagattatagtaactccttactaagtggtttactataatgttatggtaaatatccccatgtgctATAGGAACCCAACTATCTacatattgacattatcgtaaattagtatataaaattatcagaaattgaggtggctacagaataacatatatatatatatatatatatatatatatatatatatatatacacacacacacccctTGGGTGTGATGTTGCTCTCACCGGCCGTATCGCTAGCTGTGTAATATATGAAGCTGAAAACAAGAATGCAGCATCTATTCGAGGCCTCCTTTTTCACATCGTTTCAGTCGTTTTGTAATACACGATCTTGCAATGCTGGTTTCTTAATTGCATCTCTGCATTTATATGCCAGGTGGAATGTCTAGCCACTAGGATCACAAGTACATTTATCTGAATAAGTTTatgagcgcgtgtttagttcccacctcaaatttctaaaaagtgctacagtagctatcacatcaaatcttgcgatatgtgcatagaacattaaatatagacggaaaaaaaactaattacacagtttggttggaaattgcgagacgaacgttttgagcctaattaatccatgattaaacactatttaccaaataaaaacgaaaatactacagtaaccCAAATTCCCAAATTCGCGGAACTAAACACGCGGTGAACAAATATTCCTTTGGAGAAAGATATTAATTACCTCAGAAGCCATCAGTCTAGTACTCAATGTCATGTCAACTAGCTTTTTCAGCTGTTCTCTCGAACAATAGCGATAACCTCTTTAATACCTGATGACCTTTTTTCATTGTGAGACATTCATCAAAATCACTGGTCCATGTAACGGACTCTCCTACGGAGAGGCCCCCAACCCTAGTCCGGTCCTGACCAATCAGACAACTCCCCCTCCTgccccctcctccccctcctgaccCCAACGCCGACCTATGTCTCTGCCCAGACCTGCCCATGCCACCACCGACGCAGggagccgccgccgcggccaccacCAAGCCCACCCCTGCTGGATCCGGCGCTAGGGCGCCTCGGCGGGATCCCTCAACGCCCGCACCACCACCGATGTCGGGAgtcaccgccatggccgcctccgaGCACACCCCCGCTGGATCCGATGTCGGGGTGCCTCCGCGGGCTCCCTCAACGCTCTCCCCGCCGCCAGGGGCCGCCACTGCCGCCTCCTGCAAGCCCACCCCCGTCGGATCCGGCGCTAGGGCGCCTCTGTGGGCTCCCTCAACGCCCACGCGGCCGCCGACGCCGGGTGCCAACATCGCGGCCGCCACCGAAGCCACCCTCGTTGGATCCGGCACTGGGGTGCCTCCACGGACCTCGTCACCGCCCTCGCCGTCACCACAGGGCATCGCCACTGCTACAACCATCTCCAACAGCTGTAGCTCCCTATCCCCGCCACCGATGACGTTGGGCCACACCGTCCGTGGGGGTATAATCCTAGATACCCACAGGGCTGCACATGGGCCGAGCCCCCATGGGAGGCCCAACCCTTGATACTACGCCAGGCAGAGCATGACATAGATTGGCGTGCCTCGGAAGGCTACGTAAACATCCTTGGCGATCAAGGAAAATCTGTTCGGATATACTAGATTCCTCAATCTTTGTAATTCCTATCATTGTAAACCGATCAGGATTGATTCAACAGACCTGTAACCCTACCTCACGAGCTATATAAGTGTTGGTGTTTATTAATGTGTCACTTGTTTGAGTACTtggccacctattataaacctatatcctctaactttactaggttgtcatccctagtgatgatgccatagATATATGTTTgtactacatagtattactactagaataacactaagcagttctttataattatgtgactagagagaatatatataaatctatgaatgaaaagtatccgcaggcgcacaaataatataccattgtagcattttatccaagagtatttcaggtatcgttatttatatttttaccactgggaaggtctagcatggacatgtattgataacttatactattgaaggagaaataaaccatagccATTACTCTACTCACAACAAggataagtcataggataagatgtGTATAAATGATAAGTAATAATAACAATAAATCACTCAAAGCACTCCTTTCTACAGcgtagcatggtcaggtagaatattagaggaataattcctaagtcattcttaattacaagtcaaaacatacatttgattagtgcagttgcacctagtaatcatggctataatcatcatcatatctacatataagggatattactaaaaaAGATTGAGGGTAGAGCTCGTTCTATCTTTGTAATCggaccctacgtgcacctatattcagggagtggactacaaaggattcaacaagagtgtcacatccgcgatctaccacatgacccagaatatagggtgtattcgcaggaaaacaacgtataagcatcacgcttacacaatgtcgaccacccaccccatttactttagagtgagcgctatacgaacttgtgcataaacataatgataaactagctatactaagtatataatcagcGTAGACATTGAACATCATAACAAAGAACATAAATAAGATGAACACtgagattgtcataacaattgtaactagtatataaaaataatgaaaaaacaagagagagaggggtacaaagtttataccaaaccacgctcttgacaagatcaggaatccaagcgaagtcctgcttgcctccctctagacctatcctaactagctatgctatggaggaggagCTCTAAGGAGAtttgggtttctatcttctcGAATGACTTGATGACTTAGGTTATGCATGGGGAAAGAGGCAAGGGTTGaattatatagccctgagggtccaacgtgagccctttaatcaaaccaacttaagcaacggcctagatgcatcctcaaaggtggtGGAAAATTGACATAGCgatgaggctgataggtggggcccataggggctAAGCAGCCCCACCAAGAGGCCGAGCGGCCCCACCTGTCAGGGGGTGGCCCTCCGCTTTGGTGACATGGAttctggacccttctagagtctttccacgTAGGTACCACGGTGGAACTCCatattttcctttgacgattaggtcctccttgatggttttctgattaaaccctgctggaaacacagattcactaaaacttatggaatttattagtttaagctCTTAAACCTTCAttagtgattatatttatgcccttatgcatgttcaATTAATGGTTTaaattggttgttaactaccgtcaataactcccccaagcttaccttttgctagtcccttagcaaaactaaacttagTAACTAAATCTGaagtttaaggattttgaaaacattgaagcaactcctcaaaagtacacatgcattcaaacaagaattctcctccggattagaataaaccgatctaactttcaaacttacccatattaccttcaaccatggggcttctcagccttcacttaagtcttgagcaattgaaagacaggacaatcaagtcaagcactatgtctcaagttcttcgctcaaccattattctggagtttttatagattttcaaaataaaactcaaagcttCCCTTGTATGACActatcaagtctctcaatatttgtggtatttgtggatccttatcaaggcaataataatgttatgcctttctcttcctacaattaaggcttatgtggagttcacaggtagggagaaagcatagagagcatacttgtaatacatatattataaagtcaaaccttggatctaaagatgtgtatgtgtgtggatggatatggtggatatatatggtggctaacctaattctactttgctccttgaaaacatatctctcttttaaaacttagaaacaattttgcaagaaaacatgggctatcttattcatctttttctttttttagacgGGCAtcggagtacccattgtttttaatatctcggacacttgtccatttctttttctttcttttttttatgaataacttttgcatagctccATGTCTCTTTtgactgcaacaaaacttttgagagatagcaacaagaacttggagcatttatttggtggatatcctatagggcatatttttggtgttttctctcagtgtaggagtaaaacattttaggTGAATCTAGATGGatggcatgttgttgcgcctacctccagtgtaggagtagtgcatatttgggtggtgtgtacgtgatcttgattttaagagcatgacaaacctctcataaggcatcaacaaagcttgactaaactcaatgcaaaacaagcagcatatatgagtagaagttttcctaatctaaatatcatatatggccttggtaggaattcaagttttgtcatataggagctcatcatgtaagatttttatatttttcaaaagataaatttttagaactttagtatcactaggaacaagataaacaatagctcagaccttctcatatcatatctgtcaattacctagacttatatCAAGCATATGCcacccacgagttttaagttcaaagtaaattcttatatcaaaatagtcttatccaaaactcgggagaattcaaagttgaaaactagatacttgaaaggaattacgataGAGCAACTAGCCATCATTTTCATTGTAAGAGATTATTCTCAGAGCTCATTTATTTAACTCCTAAAAACTATACACactcttttattttgtttttcatttttaagatcacaccttactatatatatatatatatagctaagatgaatttttattttgtttttgtttattatgcatctttttatggcTTTAGCAAATATATAGAAAACTCAAAGATAGTAAAActgaaaagggaaagaaatacttagatAGATACataggggatgctcctcccccaagctggatgttatTGTGGTCTTTCTTAGGATCTTTCTCATCCTTCCAGAAGTTGTTTTCCTCATGCAGTGGGTGTAGTAGCAGTTAGGAAGAATGTACTTTGGATGGATGGTTTTACTTCtgatcatcctacaaaatactccaacaagaacaccaaagctCGTGGCAcatattaggataaggggttagcggtcagccattcaaAGATTTGTTCTTGTGGGTTTAGATAGATTTTCTAATGGCAGATTTTTAACAGGATGTCTATCTAatattttttggattttctatttttttatatgcaagaaagaaaatatgtaggtatagtatatatatatatatatatatatatatatatatatattatttttatacCACCATGATGAATATTCCTTGGGCTTGTTACACCATGaaaattattcacatggggcttaaggatgcaataatatttttattttattttcttatgCGATGATGATCTGCAATAAtaaaacttttttttatttttctttatatgAAATATAACTAGATGTATGCCTATATTTTTAACTAATGTAATGCTAatgtagaaaagtaaatatgctaaattgaaaataattcatgcaatactaaaaataaatatggataactatcgATATTACCTCATGGCGAGagtttggatttttaagtcctccggacaggacttTATTGGAGAAGAGTCCTTCACTTTTTGGGTGCATCATCTAGTCTCGAGGATGGAGACCTAGATGGTGCAAATCTTGTGAtggtgattctgatgatgacatcACCTTTTCTTTCCACACCTGCCTGGACTGTGGGCTTGACTTAGGCAGTGTAGGTTCCTTTTTTACAAATTCTTCAGGTTGTTCATCTTTCTCCCACTCATTCCACAGGGGTTGGTTCCCTTGACATCGGGATGATCGACGTCTTCTCCTAGAGCGGTTCttctttggctgctcataagtagtataactattgaaataacaatgtaccttttctccagggaattggaaatggacttgtccagatccgacATAGATGATCGTATTTGTGGTGTTGAGAAACGGTCTTCCTAGGATGATTGGtgtatcgtcttcttcttctctcatgtTCAGGACCATGAAGTCGG encodes:
- the LOC136470044 gene encoding uncharacterized protein encodes the protein MPCGDGEGGDEVRGGTPVPDPTRVASVAAAMLAPGVGGRVGVEGAHRGALAPDPTGVGLQEAAVAAPGGGESVEGARGGTPTSDPAGVCSEAAMAVTPDIGGGAGVEGSRRGALAPDPAGVGLVVAAAAAPCVGGGMGRSGQRHRSALGSGGGGGGRRGSCLIGQDRTRVGGLSVGESVTWTSDFDECLTMKKGHQVLKRLSLLFERTAEKAS